In Dysidea avara chromosome 3, odDysAvar1.4, whole genome shotgun sequence, a single window of DNA contains:
- the LOC136248975 gene encoding uncharacterized protein, with the protein MASQKESFQNLEQDPFTHDVITAHNQYRAKHNAPPLKWSSKAAMAAQRWAEQLANQNKLQHGDHEGMGQNLAYMSGKPMTGQEATDIWYNEIKDYDFSNPKFTPGTGHFTQVVWADSTEIGVGRATSGGQTFVVANYYPPGNVRGHFEANVQSSQRDPQQTTKSDRKVVSQKDNNEQEPSAAQAQEPWLDQFAHDVITAHNQYRAKHNAPPLKWSSKAAVAAQRWAEQLVKQNRLQHGDHEGMGQNLAYMSGKPMAGQEATDIWYNEVKDYDFNNPGFTPTTGHFTQVVWAGSTEIGVGRATSGGQTFVVANYYPPGNVRGRFEANVQASQHRPSENDETTQKESTTDHEASQALEAKQDQFTHDVITAHNQYRAKHNAPPLKWSSKAAVAAQRWAEQLANQNKLQHGDHEGMGQNLAYMSGKPMAGQEATDIWYNEVKKYDFNNPKFTPGTGHFTQVVWAGSTEIGIGRATSGGQTFVVANYVPPGNVQGRFKENVQAAAE; encoded by the coding sequence ATGGCTTCACAGAAGGAATCCTTTCAAAATTTAGAGCAGGACCCGTTCACTCATGATGTGATCACAGCTCACAACCAATATCGTGCTAAGCACAATGCCCCACCTCTTAAGTGGAGCAGTAAAGCTGCCATGGCTGCTCAACGATGGGCTGAACAATTAGCAAATCAGAACAAACTACAACATGGAGACCATGAAGGAATGGGACAAAACTTAGCCTACATGTCAGGGAAACCAATGACTGGACAAGAGGCAACTGATATTTGGTACAATGAGATTAAAGATTATGATTTTAGCAACCCCAAATTCACTCCAGGAACTGGCCACTTTACACAGGTGGTTTGGGCAGACTCAACAGAAATTGGTGTTGGAAGAGCAACCAGTGGTGGACAGACATTTGTCGTAGCCAATTACTACCCACCAGGAAATGTCAGGGGACACTTTGAAGCCAACGTCCAATCTTCTCAACGTGACCCTCAACAGACCACTAAGAGTGATCGTAAGGTGGTCTCACAGAAAGATAACAATGAGCAAGAACCATCTGCAGCACAGGCACAAGAACCGTGGCTGGATCAATTTGCCCATGATGTGATCACGGCTCACAATCAATATCGTGCTAAACACAATGCTCCACCTCTGAAGTGGAGCAGTAAAGCTGCCGTGGCTGCTCAACGATGGGCTGAACAATTAGTAAAGCAGAACAGACTACAACATGGAGACCATGAAGGAATGGGACAAAACTTAGCCTACATGTCAGGGAAACCAATGGCGGGACAAGAGGCAACTGATATTTGGTACAATGAAGTAAAGGATTATGATTTTAACAACCCTGGATTCACCCCTACCACTGGTCACTTTACACAGGTAGTTTGGGCAGGCTCAACAGAAATTGGTGTTGGAAGAGCGACCAGTGGCGGACAGACATTTGTCGTAGCCAATTACTACCCACCAGGAAATGTCAGGGGACGTTTTGAAGCCAATGTTCAAGCTTCACAGCATAGACCTAGTGAGAATGATGAGACTACACAGAAAGAGAGTACTACTGATCATGAGGCTTCACAAGCATTGGAGGCAAAACAGGACCAGTTCACTCATGATGTGATCACAGCTCACAACCAATATCGTGCTAAGCACAATGCCCCACCTCTTAAGTGGAGCAGTAAAGCTGCCGTGGCTGCTCAGCGATGGGCTGAACAATTAGCAAATCAGAACAAACTACAACATGGAGACCATGAAGGAATGGGACAAAACTTAGCCTACATGTCAGGGAAACCAATGGCTGGACAAGAAGCAACTGATATTTGGTACAATGAAGTTAAAAAATATGATTTTAACAACCCTAAATTCACTCCAGGAACTGGTCACTTTACACAGGTGGTCTGGGCAGGTTCAACAGAAATTGGAATTGGAAGAGCGACCAGTGGTGGACAAACATTTGTTGTAGCTAACTATGTCCCCCCTGGAAATGTTCAAGGACGTTTTAAAGAGAATGTACAAGCTGCAGCAGAATAG
- the LOC136248987 gene encoding uncharacterized protein, producing the protein MASQQESFQGDQFTHDVITAHNQYRVKHNTPPLKWSSKAAMAAQRWAEQLAKQNKLQHGDHEGMGQNLAYMSGKPMTGQEATDMWYNEIKDYDFSNPKFTPGTGHFTQVVWADSTEIGVGRATSGGQTFVVANYYPPGNVKGHFEANVQSSQRAPQQTTKSDRKVASQKENTEQEPSAAQAQEPQLDQFTRDVITAHNQYRSKHNAPPLKWSSKAAMAAQRWAEQLAKQNKLQHGDHEGMGQNLAYMSGKPMTGQEATDMWYDEVKKYDFKNPRFTPGTGHFTQVVWVGSKEIGVGRATNGGQTFVVANYYPPGNYQGKYKENVQTLVRG; encoded by the coding sequence ATGGCTTCTCAACAAGAATCCTTTCAAGGGGACCAGTTCACTCATGATGTGATCACAGCTCACAATCAATATCGTGTTAAGCACAATACCCCACCTCTTAAGTGGAGCAGTAAAGCTGCCATGGCTGCTCAACGATGGGCTGAACAATTAGCAAAGCAGAACAAACTACAACATGGAGACCATGAAGGAATGGGACAAAACTTAGCCTACATGTCAGGGAAACCAATGACTGGACAAGAGGCAACTGATATGTGGTACAATGAGATTAAAGATTATGATTTCAGCAACCCCAAATTCACTCCAGGAACTGGCCACTTTACACAGGTGGTTTGGGCAGACTCAACAGAAATTGGTGTTGGAAGAGCAACCAGTGGTGGACAGACATTTGTCGTAGCCAATTACTACCCACCAGGAAATGTCAAGGGACACTTTGAAGCCAACGTCCAATCTTCACAACGTGCCCCTCAACAGACCACTAAGAGTGATCGTAAGGTGGCCTCACAGAAAGAGAATACCGAACAAGAGCCATCTGCAGCACAGGCACAAGAACCACAGCTGGATCAATTTACTCGTGATGTGATCACAGCTCACAACCAATATCGTTCTAAGCACAATGCTCCACCTCTTAAGTGGAGCAGTAAAGCTGCCATGGCTGCTCAACGATGGGCTGAACAATTAGCAAAACAGAACAAACTACAACATGGAGACCATGAAGGAATGGGACAAAACTTAGCCTACATGTCAGGGAAACCGATGACTGGACAAGAAGCAACTGATATGTGGTATGATGAGGTCAAAAAATATGACTTTAAGAACCCCAGATTCACACCGGGGACTGGTCACTTCACACAAGTGGTTTGGGTGGGCTCAAAAGAAATTGGTGTTGGAAGAGCGACCAATGGTGGACAGACATTTGTTGTAGCTAATTACTACCCACCGGGAAATTATCAAggaaaatataaagaaaatgTACAAACTTTAGTTCGTGGCTAA